ATAGACAGCTACTTATTTTAAAGCAAATACATTACGTATAAGTAAGCGTATCCCAACGTTTCCTTAGATAAGATGTAACGAAACAGACTGCATGTCACAGTTGATAAAAATTTATGAGCATATTAAAGAATGCACTCACAATCTTGGGGGCTACTTCTGTAATGATCACTATGATTAGTATCTAAAATCTGAATTCGAACGTAATGCGCGGTGTAAGCTTACTTCTTTGTGATTGTTCTTGATAACTGATATTCCTAACTAAAACTGATGCTTTTTTTTATACTTATTTATATCTTTTCAGGCAACTGAAGAGCTATTATGGGAGTTGTTCGTTCAAGCTGGCCCAGTCGGTAGGTTCCTCTGTTTTATAGTTCAATAATCGTTGCTTGACATCATTTTCTCTACAACTATAGTTTAAACAACATTATGTGTTTTTAAGTAACGTGTAATGACTTTTTTGTGTTATTTTTGTTCAGTTAATGTGTATGTTCCTAAAGATAGAGTGACTAATCTCCATCAAGGCTATGGCTTTGTAGAGTTCCGAAGTGAAGAAGATGCAGATTATGTAAGTCTCACCTGCTGTCGTAATTATTCTGTTCATATAGTCATTGATAAGAGATCATAATCTACCGATAGTTGAACCTGATTGAGTTATAAAAATAAAGATAGACTGCATCACATTGGTGTTACATTTAATGTATGTAAAAAAAAGTACGatgtcttttttttttcttctgaaaatGAGCATGCTGTGATGTGGCTGATTTGTTTATTCTAAAAGCAACTCAAGCCTCAATAAATCAATCTCTTCTATCCGGATGCATAGATATATACAAGAACGTAAATAGTCATCCATTTGAATTTTCAACTTCTCAGATCTCTACCAAGTTAAAATGAAAAAATGAGATTATGTTTTATTTCATGAGAACTTGAGTTGAGCACCAGATATGCTAATGTTAAAATTTATTTTTCTTTTGAGCCTAGAAATCTTCATTGTTAATTTGATTGCTTCATTGGGTTGTGAGTTTTTGCATCTGTTTAGCTGTGACTGTTATGTTTTGACATTTTTTGTTTGTTACTGGTGATGCAGGCTATAAAAGTTCTCAACATGATCAAGCTATATGGGAAGCCAATACGTGTCAACAAGGTATGAGCTTGAATATGTTGTCATAATGATTTAAATTTTTTATACTTTTCACAGGTGCAGATAATATTTTAAAAGATGTTTTTTGTTtatcctttttatttatttatttatttattttttgcatGGCAGGCATCACAAGATAAGAAGAGCTTGGATGTTGGAGCAAACCTTTTTGTTGGAAACCTCGATCCAGTAAGATTTTGTTGTGTCACCAGAACATTAATTCATTTTTTTGCACAACCATCATTTTCGACATGCATTTTTTTCAATCTCACTTTGATTTTTGTTGACTCGTAAGTTTGTATGAGTTGTAACTTTTCACTGTATTCTTTGCAGGATGTGGATGAGAAACTACTTTACGATACTTTCAGTGCTTTTGGGGTAATTGTTACTAATCCTAAGGTAATAATCCGAATTTcactttataattataataatcgaTAATAGCTCTGTGGTGGATGATGGATATTAATGATTAGGGTAAACTGGAAATAATCATGCTATCTTTCCTCTATTCTTATAGTTAATGTTCCTCTAAATAGTTTGTCATGATTTCTTGATTTGGTTAACCGGACTATTTTATGAAAGCATAGAACTATAGAAGAGCATATCTTTAAGTGTACAATACATTGAGTGGCTTTATTCATGTATCAATATCGGATCAAGAAAAATACATTTGATCAATTAGTTTAACTACAGTGGAAGTGTACAATACTAGCTGTAAGATTAGTTTAACTACAGTAGAAGTGTAGCGTTAGGCATAGCATATTATTTTTGGAATGTTACCTTACAAATATGAGCGGTTTACTTTGAATAAAAGTTGACATCCTTGTTATTATCCTGCAACTAGTTTTTTAAGTGTAAGTTTTATATTTTCAATTGAGTTCTAATAATATATGTGCTGCAGATCATGAGAGATCCTGATACAGGTAATTCACGCGGATTTGGATTCATTAGTTACGATTCTTTTGAGGCTTCAGACGCAGCTATTGAGGTACACATATTATCCTTTTTACTTATGGGGCTTTTATTGTTTCATTTGGGCCTGAAAGttactgatttttttttttttttggctaattTTTATGTGCAGTCAATGAATGGTCAATATCTATGCAATCGCCAAATAACAGTGTCGTATGCTTACAAGAAAGACACAAAGGGAGAGCGTCATGGTACCCCTGCTGAAAGAACCCTGGCTAGCAGTAACCCGACCACACAAAAAAGTAGGCCCCACACGTTGTTTGCAAGTGGACCCCCTACGCTTGGTCAGCCGAACGGTGCTCCACTTCCGCCCCGCCCATTCGCAAACGGGTCAGTTCCTCCAGTTCCAACTATGCCAGCAATGCGACCCGTGCCACCACCCGCCCATATGTACCAACCCATGCAACATATGTCGGTCCCACCGCCACAATGGCAACAGATGGGCCAGCCTCAAGGCATGCCACCTCAGCACCTCCAACAGTTCAGGCCGCCACCACCTAACATTCCACCACCTGCTTCAAACATGCCTCAGATGATGAACAGGCCACCTCCACCGCCAGCAGGAATGGGTAGTCAGCATATGTGGAGGGCCCCACCACCTCCCCAACAAATGGCTGGCGGTCATGGTATGATGCAGATGTCAATGCCGCCACCACCGCCACCTCAATCAGGTTGAAGCTATGACGTACCATGCCAGATATATTGTGATGAAAAACAAGTACAATTAAGTGTAGTATTATCTTAAAATGAGCAAAGAACTCGGTTGAGTAATCTGTTTTTTGCTTTGAAATTTTCCAATGGGAAGTTTTAGAAACTTATTTCAAATGCGTGGTATTCGTGTTTTTGATAAATTCACTATTATCATGTATGAGATACTTGTATCTTACAAGTATTCAATGCTTATAGTGTTTATAGTTATTTAATTGCTAACTTAAGACGCAGGTTAGTGAAGGCAGTGAGGGGCAAAATCGTCAGGACCGATAAGTTTCGGACCTTTTTCACAAAAACAATAGAAAATGAATTTAAACAAAACCTAAACAATAAGTTTTTTTTTCTTACAAAATGAAGTGCCATAATATATCTGCTAATCAAATACTTTAAATCATCTCACTTTAGTTGCCTTTCTTAATATAATTAACCTCTTATTTTGTAAACATTTTGTAAGTGTAATTAATACTTCATGATTTTCTAACATTTTCTCAACAAAACTTTATTTTATTAACCAGATATTGTTTTTTAGTACGTTTATACCAAATACACTAGCAGGTACCAACCTAACCTAACCCGGTACAACAAATATATAGTATCTTTTCAATCACTATCTATTATGGTTTTATTAATCGAGTCAACAACAAGTGTCGATTTATTGACGATTTAACTGTGGCGTATAGTAAAAATTGAACTTCGGGTAGGTTTAAAACTCATTGAAATTTGATTCTACTATTATTTTCATGACGTATCACACTTTTTTAACCTACTTAATGATCGAAATCCATTTAGAATCAATCGCTcaatccatagaacattgagaggtaATTCTTTTTTTTACCGTTGTGTTTTACTCTAGGTGAAGAAATAATCTCTTTTAGAATAGGAGAAGCATTATTTACATCGTATCTCCTTGTACTCTACCGATGTGAAATTAGATTTTGTCTTGTTTTCAATCTACCTTGTATGTCACAATATAAAACCTCATTAATTAAAGGAATAAAAAAGAAGAAAAACTATAGCCAAAGTTATTTGTAGTAATTTTAATTTCAATCTAAATTAAATTAAACTTTATTTTGATTTGAAAGGACAATAAGCTAATATGTTCTCATCCCACGTGTTATATCAACACCTTGCATGTCAGTTAATCATCTAATTACGTGTCCCCATTTTCCTCTTTTCTCATATCAATCTCTCTAGTTTTTTCACCTTCTAAAACAACCGATCAAACTTTAATCAAAACCCCAATCAACGATGACCGACCGGAACGCCGTCTCCGGCCAAATCCACCGTCCCTCCGATGACAGATCTCCGTTCATCCGTAACCTCCGTCACCACTCCCTAAACTCAACCCAACTCATGGGCATCATGACACTTATAATCTCCGGTGCAATCTTACTCCTTCTCACCGGCGTCACAGTCACCGTCGCCGTTGTCGGATTCATATTATTCGCACCTGTCGTTATTCTCACTAGCCCAATTTGGGTTCCGATTGGTACGCTGTTGTTTGTGCTTGTTGCCGGTTTTGTATCGGTTTGTGGGTCCGGGTTAGCTGCTGCAGCGGCGGTTTCGTGGTTGTATAAGTACTTTAAAGGGTTGCATCCGGTCGGGTCGGACCGGGTTGATTATGCGAGAAGCCGGATTGCGGATACAGCCAGCCATGTGAAGGATTATGCGTGGGAATACGGTGGGTATTT
This window of the Rutidosis leptorrhynchoides isolate AG116_Rl617_1_P2 chromosome 7, CSIRO_AGI_Rlap_v1, whole genome shotgun sequence genome carries:
- the LOC139858892 gene encoding oleosin G-like; its protein translation is MTDRNAVSGQIHRPSDDRSPFIRNLRHHSLNSTQLMGIMTLIISGAILLLLTGVTVTVAVVGFILFAPVVILTSPIWVPIGTLLFVLVAGFVSVCGSGLAAAAAVSWLYKYFKGLHPVGSDRVDYARSRIADTASHVKDYAWEYGGYFQSKVKDAAPGA
- the LOC139857713 gene encoding uncharacterized protein produces the protein MTTRIAPGVGANLLGQHSAERNQDATAYVGNLDPQATEELLWELFVQAGPVVNVYVPKDRVTNLHQGYGFVEFRSEEDADYAIKVLNMIKLYGKPIRVNKASQDKKSLDVGANLFVGNLDPDVDEKLLYDTFSAFGVIVTNPKIMRDPDTGNSRGFGFISYDSFEASDAAIESMNGQYLCNRQITVSYAYKKDTKGERHGTPAERTLASSNPTTQKSRPHTLFASGPPTLGQPNGAPLPPRPFANGSVPPVPTMPAMRPVPPPAHMYQPMQHMSVPPPQWQQMGQPQGMPPQHLQQFRPPPPNIPPPASNMPQMMNRPPPPPAGMGSQHMWRAPPPPQQMAGGHGMMQMSMPPPPPPQSG